One window of the Ornithodoros turicata isolate Travis unplaced genomic scaffold, ASM3712646v1 ctg00001458.1, whole genome shotgun sequence genome contains the following:
- the LOC135377039 gene encoding uncharacterized protein LOC135377039, whose product MALHQQHMLLLGVLEESPQLCNKRTFLEGETATQRRAQWENIAAHLNAVGPLHKDGKGWQQLWKDWRYRVRNRARLISEKMHATGGGSGFIAPGPGAAPVDIVSLLSGTDQRVMALIGWDTVTDFAGGVQVSSRGEAAVPIVIAAASDTEPLPSTSAATEVTTPAVVHKTAQGEASSEAAEVQSEPQQQQQQQQQQQQQQQRTIRP is encoded by the exons ATGGCGTTACATCAGCAACATATGCTTTTGTTAGGCGTCCTCGAGGAATCGCCACAGTTGTGTAACAAGAGGACGTTCCTCGAGGGAGAAACTGCAACACAAAGGAGAGCCCAGTGGGAGAATATTGCTGCCCATCTGAACGCAGTTGGGCCACTCCACAAGGATGGGAAGGGGTGGCAGCAGTTGTGGAAGGACTGGCGCTACAGAGTCCGAAACAGAGCGAGGCTCATATCTGAAAAAATGCACGCCACAGGAGGGGGCAGTGGCTTCATTGCTCCCGGACCAGGTGCTGCACCAGTGGACATTGTATCCCTCCTGTCTGGAACCGATCAGCGTGTCATGGCACTAATCGGCTGGGACACGGTGACCGACTTCGCAGGAGGGGTTCAAGTGTCCTCCAGAGGAGAAGCGGCAGTGCCTATAGTTATTGCTGCAGCT AGTGACACAGAGCCACTGCCATCAACGTCTGCTGCCACAGAAGTGACAACACCAGCAGTGGTACATAAGACTGCTCAA GGGGAGGCCTCATCTGAAGCTGCTGAGGTTCAAAGCGAACCCCAGcaacagcaacagcagcagcaacagcaacaacagcagcaacagcgAACAATAAGACCGTGA